The proteins below are encoded in one region of Planctopirus limnophila DSM 3776:
- a CDS encoding PAS domain S-box protein yields the protein MPQTKRRITSINLVLVIVLLAVNGFVTSVNIGRLFDAQRDVSHTFEVLRLLANLQEEMVTFESSCRGFVIARESTYLDSGLVALEQLPRTYADLSDQLADNPEQTRRLVELAPIIAERLGVAANAIQVFIESGEAELMKIARTGRARVQMDEIRSRVAEMIQAERTLLDQRSAGVEFNYYVAIMTTLLAVLISTGVAIGAWRSIDQELAARIVAEQSARLTSENFRVTIHSVDDALVTTDAQGRITLMNEVAKSLIQVSDDVLGQPVDRIFQIQQDSGTTANEHPVHQVLRTGQKLAATETNWLIRADGTRVAVDDRASPIRNSKGKLQGTVLVVRDISEKLKAAQAIRRRDERFRRVFDSSLVGMALCNKYGRIIDANETYLETIGYSREGLYSADLSWGDITPTQFSGLDTGAWEELRATGRCRPFEKEFIAQNGMRVPVLIAAVKLLDDEESEVAIYTVNLSQLRAAEQRYRMLTNASPQIVWIARPGEDNLYCNDRWYEYTGLTPDETRGMGWLRAVPTEHQGQVAREWSTASRKPETCEFELPLRGRDGLSRWHLLRGVPQINSDGVVVEMIGTMTDIDALRQAQQELELADRRKDFFLATLSHELRNPLTPISNALEAWRAADLSPEELTEVREMLSRQTKQMVRLIDDLLDVSRISGGKIQLKPAILDLRECIQTSIEVAQPLIRQAGHQLTTDLPNEPVWIKADATRIVQIVANLLNNAAKYTDPQGRIHLQVVPFEHQVEIQVVDNGAGIPAHMLEQIFGMFEQVGSSLDRAQGGLGIGLTLVRSLAELHGGSVVAFSEGLGKGSRFTITLPRSPAPVAIEPPVNNNSTEKPENSAKADGHLSSDREDTATQINTLNTNGSLQDQTAEQPAGNLRIMIVDDVAASAKTLGMMLRAIGQPAEICLDGHEAIQRVLANPPDLVFLDIAMPGIDGYQVARQIRAQCPQRPVLVALTGFGQPDDRKRTQAAGFNQHLTKPTSLDSLRALLKHYGSSERPSESVRSDTHAD from the coding sequence ATGCCTCAGACGAAGCGGAGAATCACATCAATCAACCTCGTCCTCGTGATCGTCTTACTGGCTGTCAACGGGTTCGTCACCAGTGTGAATATCGGTCGGCTGTTCGATGCCCAGCGGGATGTCTCGCACACTTTTGAAGTGCTGAGACTGCTGGCCAATCTGCAGGAAGAAATGGTGACGTTTGAATCGAGTTGCCGGGGTTTTGTAATCGCCAGAGAATCGACTTACCTCGATAGCGGCCTGGTCGCACTTGAGCAACTCCCTCGAACTTATGCGGATCTTTCGGATCAACTGGCTGATAATCCCGAGCAAACCCGACGTTTAGTCGAACTCGCACCAATCATTGCCGAGAGACTGGGAGTGGCTGCCAATGCGATTCAGGTTTTTATCGAATCTGGTGAAGCGGAATTGATGAAGATTGCCAGGACAGGCCGAGCCCGTGTGCAGATGGATGAAATCCGCTCGCGCGTGGCTGAGATGATTCAGGCCGAAAGGACATTGCTGGATCAGCGTTCGGCTGGCGTGGAGTTCAATTACTACGTGGCCATCATGACGACGTTACTGGCCGTGCTGATCTCAACAGGAGTGGCAATTGGTGCCTGGAGATCCATCGATCAGGAACTGGCCGCCAGAATTGTGGCCGAGCAGTCGGCTCGTCTGACAAGCGAAAACTTTCGTGTCACAATTCACAGTGTGGACGATGCATTGGTGACAACCGACGCCCAGGGCCGTATCACGTTGATGAATGAAGTTGCAAAGTCGCTCATTCAAGTAAGCGATGATGTGCTCGGGCAGCCGGTTGATCGAATTTTTCAGATCCAGCAGGATTCTGGCACGACAGCCAATGAGCACCCGGTGCATCAGGTTCTTCGAACGGGCCAGAAACTGGCTGCCACGGAAACCAACTGGCTCATCAGGGCTGATGGGACACGTGTTGCCGTCGATGATCGGGCTTCGCCGATTCGTAATTCCAAAGGGAAGCTGCAGGGGACAGTCCTCGTTGTGCGGGATATCTCGGAAAAGCTCAAAGCGGCACAGGCCATTCGACGTCGTGATGAGCGTTTTCGCAGAGTGTTCGACAGCAGTCTGGTGGGTATGGCGCTGTGCAACAAGTATGGTCGCATTATTGATGCGAACGAAACTTACCTTGAAACGATTGGTTATTCGCGAGAAGGGCTTTATAGCGCTGACCTGAGTTGGGGCGATATCACACCCACGCAGTTTTCGGGATTGGATACCGGCGCCTGGGAAGAGTTACGAGCCACAGGTCGCTGCCGACCGTTCGAGAAAGAGTTTATCGCACAAAACGGCATGCGGGTTCCAGTGCTGATTGCCGCTGTCAAATTGCTTGATGACGAGGAAAGTGAGGTGGCGATCTACACCGTCAACCTGTCACAACTGCGGGCTGCCGAACAGCGTTATCGGATGCTCACCAATGCCTCGCCACAGATCGTCTGGATTGCCCGGCCCGGCGAAGACAATCTTTACTGCAATGACCGCTGGTACGAATATACAGGGCTGACACCCGACGAAACCCGTGGCATGGGCTGGCTGCGTGCTGTCCCAACAGAACATCAGGGACAGGTCGCGCGTGAATGGTCGACGGCTTCCCGCAAGCCGGAAACCTGTGAGTTTGAACTTCCACTCCGCGGAAGAGATGGATTGAGCCGGTGGCATTTATTGCGAGGGGTTCCACAAATCAACAGCGATGGCGTCGTGGTGGAAATGATCGGCACCATGACCGACATCGACGCGCTGCGTCAGGCTCAACAGGAGCTTGAACTTGCCGATCGCAGGAAGGATTTTTTTCTCGCCACGTTGTCACACGAATTGAGAAATCCACTGACACCGATTTCGAATGCTCTGGAAGCATGGCGGGCTGCAGATTTATCTCCCGAAGAACTGACAGAAGTGCGTGAGATGCTCAGTCGCCAGACAAAGCAGATGGTGCGCCTGATCGACGATCTACTGGATGTTTCACGCATCAGTGGGGGAAAAATCCAGTTAAAGCCAGCCATTCTTGATCTTCGTGAATGCATCCAGACGTCCATAGAAGTCGCCCAGCCGCTGATTCGACAGGCGGGTCATCAGTTGACCACCGACTTACCGAACGAACCTGTCTGGATTAAGGCCGATGCCACACGCATCGTGCAGATCGTCGCCAACCTGTTGAACAATGCGGCCAAGTACACCGATCCCCAGGGCAGGATTCACCTCCAGGTCGTGCCGTTTGAGCATCAGGTGGAAATTCAGGTCGTTGATAACGGTGCAGGAATCCCGGCACACATGCTGGAACAGATTTTCGGCATGTTCGAGCAGGTGGGAAGTTCGCTTGATCGAGCTCAAGGGGGTTTGGGGATTGGTCTGACGTTGGTTCGCTCACTGGCAGAACTGCATGGCGGAAGTGTGGTGGCCTTCAGCGAAGGACTCGGCAAGGGAAGTCGATTTACCATCACTTTGCCCCGGTCCCCGGCACCTGTCGCCATTGAACCTCCAGTGAATAACAATTCCACCGAAAAGCCTGAGAATTCGGCAAAGGCAGACGGCCATCTGTCCAGCGATCGTGAAGACACAGCCACTCAGATCAACACGTTGAACACCAATGGATCTCTGCAGGATCAAACTGCAGAACAACCGGCGGGCAATTTACGCATCATGATCGTGGATGATGTCGCTGCCAGTGCGAAAACTCTCGGGATGATGCTGCGCGCGATTGGACAGCCTGCGGAAATCTGTCTCGATGGTCATGAAGCGATCCAGCGAGTTCTTGCCAATCCTCCCGATCTGGTCTTTCTCGATATCGCCATGCCCGGGATTGATGGTTATCAGGTCGCCCGACAGATTCGCGCGCAATGCCCCCAGCGCCCGGTCCTGGTGGCACTCACTGGTTTTGGCCAACCCGATGATCGCAAGCGCACACAGGCTGCGGGATTCAATCAGCATCTGACGAAACCCACCAGCCTTGACTCTCTGCGGGCACTGCTTAAGCATTATGGAAGTTCTGAGCGGCCCAGTGAGTCAGTCAGAAGTGATACTCATGCGGACTGA
- the pyk gene encoding pyruvate kinase, with protein sequence MSYVLRSETPFAKTKIIATVGPACSSPEKLRELAIAGVDIFRLNFAHAKYDILEGVLDSIRKISVELGTPLGVLGDLSGPKIRLGLLPEDGIRCRYGAKFEFVRQVSAGTDNQLTCTYEQLIDDLRPGDRVLLADGTVSMKVLEQDATAGKVVCEVTQAGMIRSKQGVNLPGVALSTPSLTIKDREDLQWALDHQLDYIGLSFVRSAQDLRDLRKVIAEHPTTTPPWIVAKIEKVEAINDLEAIIGETDAVMVARGDLGVEADVDRVPVLQKRIIRLCNEHRIPVITATQMLDSMQKNELPTRAEATDVANAVLDGTDAVMLSGETAVGDHPVAAVSMMSRIAGHAERLLDPHKFVDKLALPRNRATAITEAVVCGAGNAAEQLGANLIVVATRGGKTAMALSRQRGTVPILALTDRPEIARRMKLYWGVTPLATEAVKYPPSELLAFVANYGKEHGLLSSGSKLVLVGNSDWNQEYHDVMIVHVMP encoded by the coding sequence ATGTCTTACGTACTCCGTTCCGAAACGCCGTTTGCAAAAACCAAGATTATCGCGACAGTGGGTCCTGCCTGCTCGTCTCCCGAAAAACTTCGCGAGCTGGCGATTGCCGGGGTGGACATTTTCCGGTTGAACTTTGCTCATGCCAAGTACGACATTCTCGAAGGGGTGCTGGATTCGATTCGGAAAATCTCGGTCGAACTTGGCACACCACTGGGAGTGCTCGGTGATCTTTCTGGCCCCAAAATTCGTCTGGGTCTGTTGCCAGAAGATGGCATTCGCTGCCGATATGGTGCCAAGTTTGAATTCGTCAGACAGGTTTCCGCCGGTACAGACAACCAGCTCACCTGCACCTATGAGCAACTGATCGACGATCTGAGGCCTGGCGACCGAGTGCTGCTTGCCGACGGAACGGTCTCCATGAAGGTTCTGGAGCAGGATGCGACGGCCGGAAAAGTGGTTTGCGAAGTCACCCAGGCGGGCATGATCCGCTCCAAACAAGGGGTTAATCTTCCCGGCGTGGCGCTGAGCACACCTTCGTTGACAATCAAAGACCGCGAAGATCTGCAATGGGCTCTGGATCATCAACTGGATTATATTGGGTTGAGCTTCGTGCGTTCCGCCCAGGATTTGCGAGATCTGCGGAAGGTGATTGCCGAGCATCCCACGACGACGCCTCCGTGGATTGTCGCCAAGATTGAAAAAGTCGAGGCGATTAATGATCTGGAAGCGATTATCGGTGAGACGGATGCTGTTATGGTCGCCCGCGGTGATCTGGGTGTCGAAGCTGATGTGGATCGTGTTCCCGTACTTCAAAAGCGGATTATCCGCCTATGCAACGAGCATCGAATTCCGGTTATTACCGCCACACAAATGCTCGACAGTATGCAGAAAAATGAACTTCCCACGCGGGCTGAAGCGACGGACGTGGCGAATGCCGTCCTCGATGGAACCGATGCCGTGATGCTTTCGGGCGAGACGGCCGTGGGTGATCATCCCGTGGCGGCTGTTTCCATGATGAGCCGCATTGCCGGACATGCCGAGCGGCTGCTTGATCCTCATAAGTTCGTCGACAAGTTGGCTCTTCCCCGCAATCGGGCCACCGCCATTACTGAAGCGGTGGTTTGTGGTGCTGGCAATGCCGCCGAGCAACTGGGAGCGAACCTGATTGTGGTCGCCACTCGCGGCGGCAAAACAGCCATGGCGCTTTCAAGACAGCGCGGGACGGTTCCCATTCTCGCTCTGACGGATCGACCGGAAATTGCCCGACGGATGAAGCTCTACTGGGGGGTCACGCCCCTCGCGACAGAAGCGGTCAAGTACCCACCCAGCGAACTTCTGGCGTTCGTCGCCAATTACGGCAAAGAGCATGGCCTGCTCTCATCTGGCAGCAAGCTCGTTCTGGTCGGCAACTCGGACTGGAATCAGGAATATCATGACGTGATGATTGTGCATGTCATGCCTTGA
- a CDS encoding rhomboid family intramembrane serine protease, whose protein sequence is MTTAPLHEFPTPVRIARQIRLFARQFPVTLSFMLLSAILFLLTFIAGGESTESQSRNWGAISTLSFFREVEPQIWKNVTPELYGPFELWKGEWWRLLVTGFHHGDPVHLTLNLMVLAFLGPLVEQRLGKISFSLFFVFSIIFSVCAELFWGENVVGISGGLFALLGYLVIARLRDEELARQLPDERWIFYLLMAAVMAGLSALEILNIGNTAHVSGLLVGVAWAVINPWSWPWRMVFITAAFVLLVAAGYGAVHPFWLGRYHWYLSRLDKPDSAARIQLLRRAISYDPRLPGAWMELAERQQSSQQPMDAWKTLLEGMLINRNSLELLDATSQQWGLLKRLHLEPLATEIAVQTLGEDSSIWLKQFDEHLARNSLGPSMEDDLQDWSQQNPDSWMRSPLIETVRPRFVEPHKPSGLPDDSPNSAIEGTTL, encoded by the coding sequence GTGACGACCGCTCCGCTGCATGAGTTTCCTACGCCTGTGCGTATTGCCAGACAGATCCGCCTGTTTGCGAGGCAATTTCCAGTCACACTCAGTTTCATGCTGTTGTCGGCGATACTGTTTCTGCTCACCTTCATCGCGGGAGGGGAATCGACCGAGAGCCAATCGAGAAACTGGGGTGCGATTTCGACACTCAGTTTCTTTCGGGAAGTCGAACCACAGATCTGGAAAAATGTCACCCCCGAGTTGTATGGGCCCTTTGAATTATGGAAGGGAGAATGGTGGCGATTGCTGGTGACAGGGTTTCATCATGGAGATCCTGTCCACCTCACCTTGAATCTGATGGTACTGGCATTTCTGGGCCCGCTGGTGGAACAACGCCTGGGCAAGATTTCCTTCAGCCTGTTCTTCGTGTTCTCGATCATCTTTTCAGTCTGTGCCGAACTCTTCTGGGGTGAGAATGTGGTCGGGATTTCGGGAGGTCTCTTTGCACTGCTTGGTTATCTCGTGATCGCACGACTTCGAGACGAAGAACTCGCCCGGCAGCTCCCCGATGAACGCTGGATCTTTTACCTGCTGATGGCTGCGGTGATGGCCGGCTTATCGGCTCTGGAAATCCTGAACATCGGAAATACCGCCCATGTCAGCGGCCTGCTGGTGGGAGTCGCCTGGGCTGTCATCAATCCCTGGTCCTGGCCCTGGCGAATGGTCTTCATAACAGCCGCATTCGTGCTGCTCGTGGCTGCCGGGTATGGAGCCGTTCATCCATTTTGGCTGGGCCGGTATCACTGGTATCTGTCGCGACTCGACAAACCCGATTCGGCAGCACGCATACAATTGCTGCGAAGAGCCATCTCGTATGACCCCCGCCTTCCAGGTGCATGGATGGAACTGGCCGAACGACAACAGTCTTCGCAACAGCCCATGGATGCGTGGAAAACTCTTCTCGAAGGGATGCTGATCAATCGCAACAGTCTCGAACTGTTAGATGCCACCAGTCAGCAGTGGGGTTTGTTGAAACGATTGCATCTGGAGCCGTTAGCCACTGAGATCGCAGTGCAGACACTCGGCGAAGATTCGTCCATCTGGCTCAAGCAGTTTGATGAACATCTGGCACGAAACAGTCTTGGCCCATCCATGGAAGATGATCTGCAGGATTGGTCTCAGCAAAACCCCGATTCATGGATGAGATCTCCCCTGATTGAAACGGTTCGG